A stretch of the Papaver somniferum cultivar HN1 chromosome 6, ASM357369v1, whole genome shotgun sequence genome encodes the following:
- the LOC113288455 gene encoding uncharacterized protein LOC113288455 encodes METRSQFLIGFLFFALISSSSNALISTQSATPKAISDLKEAIVKGLGFQSDEFKISGFDLKDALVGHSVAYEFDIEIDNKVLPFKLLEDVKSWEYVDLPIFRTEDSKEEELNGLVRSDDSGLPVLAPFQLAGPMELWIQDAKDMRLSLPHDVDAGVLKKVILADGAVVTVTGARSVSLRQPLDLPLPLNRTNANFASGLLTLADRLRQASRNQNSPLLSLRVVGPTSLTSPSSSSSSSSSDNRLKLKRLAPGLVELSSPSKTKEINALSTIYDKDGVTLLGPNRFTTMWPLASLDGSNSNLRGLETLLTSVLGEKANKKGSFKLLKADVSAQTYVKMEFGIEKELKGGDGFNWEGFPEWRTRPESAKMHFEVLAKVEGEKMVAEKLVQVNPLPAEESVAPNVIMGNTTMSRTSTVLAPHDPFTL; translated from the exons ATGGAGACTCGATCACAATTTCTAATCGGATTTCTGTTCTTCGCTTTGATAAGTTCTTCTTCAAATGCCCTAATTTCAACCCAGTCAGCAACTCCCAAAGCAATTTCTGATTTGAAAGAAGCAATTGTTAAAGGATTAGGGTttcaaagtgatgaatttaagatATCTGGTTTTGATCTGAAGGATGCGTTGGTTGGGCATTCTGTAGCTTATGAATTTGATATAGAGATTGATAATAAGGTTTTACCGTTTAAGCTTTTGGAAGATGTGAAAAGTTGGGAATATGTTGATTTGCCGATTTTCAGAACTGAGGATTCTAAAGAGGAGGAATTGAATGGGTTAGTGAGATCAGATGATTCTGGTTTGCCGGTTTTAGCACCTTTTCAATTGGCTGGACCTATGGAGCTTTGGATTCAAGATGCTAAAGATATGAGACTTTCTTTGCCT CATGATGTTGATGCCGGTGTGTTGAAAAAAGTGATATTAGCAGATGGAGCAGTGGTGACCGTTACGGGAGCAAGATCCGTTAGCCTACGGCAACCTCTTGATTTACCTTTACCCTTGAACAGAACCAATGCTAACTTTGCTTCAGGCCTTTTAACCCTAGCTGATCGTCTTCGCCAAGCTTCTAGAAACCAAAATTCTCCACTTCTTTCTCTACGAGTTGTTGGTCCTACTTCTCTCACTTCACCATCGTCTTCctcgtcatcttcttcttctgataaCAGGCTCAAACTAAAGCGCTTAGCCCCTGGACTTGTTGAGTTGTCCTCACCTTCAAAAACAAAAGAGATCAACGCACTCTCGACTATCTATGATAAAGATGGTGTGACTTTGTTGGGTCCTAATAGGTTTACAACAATGTGGCCATTAGCTTCACTAGATGGATCAAATTCAAATTTACGTGGATTAGAAACATTACTGACTTCTGTTTTGGGTGAGAAAGCAAACAAGAAAGGGTCTTTCAAGTTATTGAAAGCCGATGTTTCAGCACAGACGTATGTAAAGATGGAATTTGGAATTGAAAAGGAGTTGAAAGGAGGAGATGGATTTAACTGGGAAGGGTTTCCAGAATGGAGAACTAGACCAGAATCAGCGAAGATGCATTTTGAGGTATTGGCTAAAGTTGAAGGAGAGAAAATGGTGGCTGAAAAGCTGGTGCAGGTAAATCCGTTGCCAGCAGAAGAAAGTGTAGCTCCTAATGTGATCATGGGAAACACTACCATGTCTAGGACTTCAACTGTTTTGGCGCCTCATGATCCTTTTACCTTATGA